The following coding sequences lie in one Vibrio sp. ED004 genomic window:
- a CDS encoding family 20 glycosylhydrolase — MKKTILSLLISGSVVSPMALAMAPNTDLNLMPYPQTVELQAGQVKVDGNFKVYIKGFNSDRVEYTAKRFVDRLERQTGVPILNWQVDSADEANLIIDIDAAPKSEVQNIDSVESYKITTQGEQITLSAPSPYGAIHGIETLLQLVETTATGYRIPAVTIVDEPRFRWRGVSYDTSRHFIEFDVLIRQLDAMASAKMNVFHWHFWDDQGIRIQTESWPRLWSETADGNYYTKDQVRYLVEYARNLGIRVIPEVSLPGHSSAVAHAYPHLMSGGEGQSYEQERGWGVFEPLMDPLNPELYEMLGDVFDEVTELFPDEYFHIGGDEPNYAQWKNSEKHQEFIEENNIDGERGLQSYLNVKVEKMLEERGKKMTGWDEIWHKDLPTSIVIQSWQGHDSIGRAAKEGYPGILSTGYYLDQPQPTSYHYRNDPMPTGITVDDKLHSGEKFVTYQWQKPRSKGSPRKGTLTIIEAKDGTFRAFSDYNGKSREEIYILDYVPGKTFVGHFDNFMSYTEFNLNLNPNGFAEGSYQLIGNVRWPTTGEVIASSDVEGSVIPEPNGGYPAELTDKEKELILGGEITMWLENKDSLTVENYLWPRSYAIAERFWSDAELTDERSMYKRMKAMDTWSEVSVGLRHHADADMLLKRIAKGQDIHDLRVLAKYTEPAQYYARNWEKWNSTEPKGTLYSQYERLNRFVDALPVESYAVYEMQDLVNEVATGNQQALEQLADHYQQAKSAALAAETVFAGSVSSVETVVVAEKTVEVADLALTLIAKAQAGEKVREADVNAYQAILSDSAKIYDESIIAIVRPTELLLKQLAE; from the coding sequence ATGAAAAAAACTATATTGTCTCTATTGATTTCAGGTTCAGTAGTGTCCCCAATGGCGTTAGCAATGGCTCCGAATACCGATCTAAATTTAATGCCGTATCCACAGACCGTCGAGCTACAAGCTGGGCAAGTTAAGGTTGACGGTAACTTCAAGGTTTACATCAAAGGCTTTAACTCTGATCGCGTTGAGTACACCGCAAAACGCTTTGTCGACCGCCTTGAGCGCCAAACTGGCGTACCGATTTTAAACTGGCAGGTTGATAGTGCAGACGAAGCGAACCTGATCATTGATATCGACGCGGCACCAAAGTCTGAAGTACAGAACATCGACTCTGTAGAGTCCTACAAGATTACCACTCAGGGTGAGCAAATCACGCTGAGCGCACCAAGCCCATATGGCGCTATCCACGGCATCGAAACCCTTTTACAGCTCGTCGAAACGACAGCGACTGGCTACCGTATTCCTGCCGTAACAATTGTCGATGAGCCTCGTTTCCGTTGGCGTGGTGTCTCTTATGATACCTCGCGTCATTTCATTGAATTCGATGTGCTGATTCGTCAGTTAGATGCGATGGCATCGGCGAAGATGAACGTTTTCCATTGGCACTTCTGGGACGACCAAGGTATTCGTATTCAAACGGAATCTTGGCCGCGTCTGTGGTCTGAAACTGCCGACGGTAACTACTACACCAAAGACCAAGTTCGTTACCTAGTCGAGTATGCTCGTAACCTTGGTATTCGTGTGATTCCTGAAGTCTCCTTGCCGGGTCACTCTTCTGCTGTGGCGCATGCTTACCCACACTTGATGTCGGGTGGTGAAGGTCAAAGCTACGAACAAGAACGTGGTTGGGGCGTATTTGAGCCACTGATGGATCCACTTAATCCTGAGCTCTATGAAATGCTGGGCGATGTGTTCGACGAAGTGACAGAACTATTCCCAGATGAGTACTTCCACATTGGTGGCGATGAGCCGAACTATGCGCAATGGAAAAACAGCGAAAAGCACCAAGAATTCATTGAAGAGAACAATATTGATGGTGAGCGCGGCCTGCAGTCTTACCTCAACGTAAAAGTTGAAAAGATGCTGGAAGAACGCGGCAAGAAGATGACGGGTTGGGATGAGATTTGGCATAAAGATCTGCCAACTTCTATCGTGATTCAGAGCTGGCAAGGACACGACAGCATTGGTCGTGCGGCGAAAGAGGGCTACCCAGGTATTCTGTCTACGGGTTATTACCTAGACCAACCTCAGCCAACCAGTTACCACTATCGTAATGATCCAATGCCAACTGGCATCACGGTTGACGACAAGCTTCACAGCGGTGAGAAGTTTGTGACTTACCAATGGCAAAAGCCTCGTTCTAAAGGCAGCCCACGTAAGGGAACACTGACTATCATTGAAGCGAAAGACGGTACTTTCCGCGCGTTCAGTGATTACAACGGCAAGTCTCGTGAAGAGATCTACATCCTTGATTATGTGCCGGGTAAAACCTTTGTTGGCCACTTCGATAACTTCATGTCGTACACCGAGTTCAACCTTAACCTCAATCCAAATGGGTTTGCGGAAGGCAGCTATCAGTTAATTGGTAACGTGCGCTGGCCAACCACAGGTGAAGTGATTGCGAGCAGCGATGTTGAAGGCAGCGTGATCCCTGAGCCAAATGGTGGTTACCCTGCGGAGCTAACCGACAAAGAAAAAGAGCTTATTTTAGGCGGCGAGATCACCATGTGGCTAGAGAACAAAGACAGCCTCACGGTAGAAAATTACTTATGGCCACGCAGCTATGCAATTGCAGAGCGTTTCTGGTCGGATGCTGAACTGACTGATGAACGAAGCATGTATAAGCGCATGAAAGCGATGGATACATGGTCGGAAGTGTCGGTTGGATTACGTCACCACGCCGATGCTGACATGTTGTTGAAGCGCATTGCAAAAGGCCAAGATATTCACGACCTGCGCGTGCTAGCGAAGTACACCGAGCCAGCACAGTATTATGCTCGTAACTGGGAGAAGTGGAATTCCACCGAACCTAAGGGCACCTTGTACAGCCAATACGAGCGCCTAAACCGCTTCGTGGATGCGCTGCCTGTGGAAAGCTACGCGGTGTATGAGATGCAAGACTTGGTCAACGAAGTGGCGACAGGCAATCAACAAGCGCTTGAGCAACTTGCAGATCATTATCAACAAGCAAAATCGGCTGCACTAGCAGCGGAAACTGTCTTTGCGGGTAGCGTATCTTCGGTAGAGACGGTTGTGGTTGCTGAGAAAACCGTCGAAGTTGCAGATTTAGCATTAACCTTAATTGCTAAAGCGCAAGCTGGCGAGAAGGTAAGAGAAGCCGATGTGAACGCTTATCAAGCGATTCTGTCTGATTCAGCGAAAATCTACGATGAATCGATCATCGCGATTGTGCGCCCAACAGAACTATTGTTGAAGCAGTTAGCTGAGTAA
- a CDS encoding TAXI family TRAP transporter solute-binding subunit → MKYNKLVKTLAIAMASLGLISNASAEEDRSYILATASTGGTYYPVGVALATLSKVKLAPKQHFSLAAISSAGSGENVKLLNENEAQFAILQGLYGAWAWQGLGPYEKSGRQTQLRSVSMLWQNVEHFIVRSDLAKTGTVSDLENLNGKKFSIGKKNSGTENSGRQIMQGLSVDPEQFKLAFMGYGGSASALQNGTIDGMNTPAGVPVGAVTQAFAALGEDIQILSFTDAQIKQANGDYNIWTKYEIPANTYPGVDKPITTIAQPNFLAVREDISEEDVYQLTKAIYENLPFLQGIHKATKAMALEKGIAGLPVPLHPGAARYYKEVGIEIPSELIVD, encoded by the coding sequence ATGAAATACAACAAGCTAGTTAAAACTTTAGCGATAGCAATGGCTTCTCTTGGCCTTATCAGTAATGCGTCAGCTGAAGAAGATCGCAGCTATATTTTAGCGACGGCCTCAACGGGTGGTACTTACTATCCGGTAGGTGTGGCCTTAGCGACATTGAGTAAAGTTAAGCTTGCGCCTAAGCAGCACTTTTCTTTAGCGGCTATTAGCTCTGCGGGCTCGGGTGAGAACGTAAAGTTGTTGAACGAGAACGAAGCTCAGTTCGCCATTCTACAAGGTTTGTATGGTGCTTGGGCTTGGCAGGGTTTGGGGCCATATGAGAAATCTGGCAGACAAACTCAACTGCGTTCAGTTTCCATGTTATGGCAAAACGTTGAACACTTTATTGTGCGTTCAGATCTAGCAAAAACAGGTACGGTAAGCGATCTAGAGAACCTAAACGGTAAGAAATTCTCTATCGGTAAGAAGAACTCTGGGACTGAAAACTCAGGTCGTCAAATCATGCAAGGCTTATCCGTGGACCCAGAACAATTTAAACTCGCCTTTATGGGTTACGGTGGCAGTGCGAGCGCATTACAAAATGGCACAATTGATGGTATGAACACGCCTGCTGGTGTTCCTGTTGGTGCGGTGACGCAAGCCTTTGCAGCACTGGGTGAAGACATTCAAATCCTGTCGTTTACCGATGCACAAATCAAACAAGCGAATGGTGATTACAATATTTGGACCAAGTATGAGATCCCAGCAAACACTTATCCAGGTGTCGATAAACCAATTACTACGATTGCCCAACCTAACTTCCTAGCGGTTCGTGAAGACATTTCTGAAGAAGATGTGTATCAACTGACCAAAGCTATCTATGAAAACCTACCTTTCCTACAAGGTATCCACAAAGCAACCAAAGCAATGGCACTTGAGAAAGGGATCGCAGGCCTTCCTGTTCCGCTTCACCCAGGTGCTGCTCGTTACTATAAAGAAGTGGGTATAGAAATCCCTTCTGAGTTGATCGTCGACTAA
- a CDS encoding TRAP transporter permease, giving the protein MSDSLQQELKKFELPTRTDFPWVGKAITTMGVILSLLHIWFNTLSTLPELWISATHFAGFAIICALWYPAHVSLKKSKIALTIDIGIALAALACLIYIPFAEDALYDRGVKFIASDWFFSILAIAIVIELIRRTMGWFIPVLILVCLSYVVLWGQWTSGIFHFPGLSLETLLYRSFYSSEGMFGSISRISWTFVFMFILFGAFLVRSGVGDYIIDVSRAAAGKVIGGPGFIAVIGSGLMGSVSGSSVANTVSTGVISIPLMQKAGFPSRFAAGVEAAASTGGQLMPPVMGAGAFIMASYTQIPYVDIIAVSFVPALIYFLSVAFFVRIEAKRSGVQKVTSGCEPLLKVLLSGWHNLIPLAVLVTLLVQGFTPTYAAGISILSVVVASWFSKNHKMGPKAIIEALSQGAKNMATTAVLLVGIGLVVNVISTTGIGNTFSLMINSWANGELLVMIALIALASLILGMGLPVTAAYIVLGTLSAPALYKLIAESQLLDLLVSGQLPEQAKAIFMLAAPDKLDLLNAPMALETAKEMIALVPADFVETLLEQSLGLEAISLALLSAHLIIFWLSQDSNVTPPVCLTAFAAATIAKTPPMRTGLMAWKIAKGLYLVPLLIAYTNLVSWDVTSVLVTGGFAVIGTYAFIAAIEGYLESEVNIITRVVLVAIGIALVWPDVSVVIRLVCVAIFVGIFIYSGRKYDANQVKKESESEEKKSPQTGSNTVASSL; this is encoded by the coding sequence ATGAGCGATTCGCTGCAGCAGGAACTGAAAAAATTCGAATTGCCTACCCGAACAGATTTCCCTTGGGTAGGCAAAGCAATAACGACAATGGGAGTGATACTCTCCCTCCTACATATTTGGTTTAATACTTTATCTACCTTGCCAGAGCTTTGGATTTCGGCGACGCATTTCGCTGGTTTCGCAATCATTTGCGCACTTTGGTATCCCGCCCATGTCTCGCTTAAAAAAAGCAAAATAGCATTAACTATCGATATTGGGATTGCCTTGGCTGCTTTAGCTTGCCTTATCTACATTCCCTTTGCCGAAGATGCGTTGTATGACCGAGGCGTAAAATTTATCGCCAGTGATTGGTTTTTCTCTATCTTGGCGATTGCCATCGTCATTGAGCTGATTAGACGCACTATGGGCTGGTTCATTCCAGTGCTTATCTTAGTGTGCTTAAGTTATGTAGTGCTTTGGGGACAATGGACCAGCGGTATTTTTCATTTTCCGGGTTTAAGCCTTGAGACGTTACTTTATCGAAGCTTTTACTCATCAGAAGGGATGTTTGGTTCGATCTCAAGAATCAGTTGGACCTTCGTGTTCATGTTCATCTTATTTGGCGCATTTTTAGTTCGATCTGGTGTCGGCGACTACATTATTGATGTATCCCGTGCCGCGGCGGGTAAAGTGATTGGTGGCCCTGGTTTCATTGCCGTTATTGGCTCCGGCTTGATGGGCTCTGTCTCCGGATCGAGTGTAGCAAACACAGTATCAACGGGCGTGATCAGTATTCCTTTGATGCAAAAGGCAGGTTTCCCTTCGCGTTTCGCGGCAGGTGTTGAAGCGGCTGCATCTACTGGCGGGCAGCTGATGCCACCTGTGATGGGTGCGGGTGCGTTCATCATGGCGTCTTATACGCAAATTCCTTATGTCGATATTATTGCGGTTTCCTTTGTTCCTGCGCTTATCTACTTTTTGTCTGTGGCCTTTTTCGTGCGTATTGAAGCGAAGCGTAGTGGTGTACAAAAGGTGACCTCTGGCTGTGAACCTTTGTTAAAGGTATTGCTGTCGGGTTGGCACAACCTGATCCCATTGGCCGTGTTAGTGACTTTGCTCGTTCAAGGCTTTACGCCGACTTACGCTGCGGGTATTTCGATTCTTTCTGTGGTGGTGGCATCATGGTTCTCTAAAAATCACAAAATGGGACCGAAAGCGATCATTGAAGCGTTGTCTCAAGGCGCAAAAAACATGGCGACAACGGCTGTGTTATTAGTTGGTATTGGTCTAGTTGTTAATGTCATTAGCACTACGGGAATTGGTAACACCTTCTCTTTGATGATCAACAGCTGGGCGAATGGCGAGTTACTGGTGATGATTGCGTTGATCGCACTGGCGTCTTTGATTCTGGGTATGGGGTTACCAGTAACGGCGGCTTATATTGTGTTGGGAACATTGTCTGCTCCTGCCTTGTATAAATTGATTGCTGAAAGTCAGCTGCTCGACTTGTTGGTGTCAGGGCAGCTTCCTGAGCAAGCTAAAGCCATCTTTATGTTGGCTGCGCCAGATAAGCTTGATCTATTGAACGCACCGATGGCGTTGGAAACGGCGAAAGAGATGATTGCGTTGGTTCCTGCTGATTTTGTGGAAACTCTGCTTGAACAGAGCCTTGGCTTAGAAGCAATCAGTCTCGCACTGCTTTCGGCTCACTTAATTATTTTCTGGTTATCGCAAGACAGCAACGTGACTCCGCCTGTTTGTTTAACTGCATTTGCGGCTGCAACCATTGCTAAAACACCCCCGATGAGAACAGGCTTAATGGCATGGAAGATCGCCAAAGGCTTGTATTTAGTACCATTGTTGATTGCCTACACTAACTTGGTAAGTTGGGATGTGACCTCCGTTTTAGTCACGGGTGGCTTTGCTGTTATTGGTACTTACGCGTTTATCGCGGCGATTGAAGGTTATCTAGAGAGCGAAGTTAATATTATTACTCGAGTAGTGTTGGTTGCGATAGGTATAGCTCTAGTATGGCCTGATGTTTCAGTCGTGATCCGTTTGGTATGTGTTGCCATTTTTGTTGGTATCTTTATCTACAGCGGTCGTAAATACGATGCTAATCAAGTGAAAAAGGAATCAGAAAGTGAGGAAAAAAAGTCACCTCAAACCGGGTCTAACACTGTCGCGTCTTCCCTATAA
- a CDS encoding sigma-54 dependent transcriptional regulator, with protein MQRIALIEDDAIVRQATSQWLQLAGFDVTAFEIGQDALDAVVEGDFQTIISDVRLPDIDGVELLSRFKDLVPEVPVILITGHGDVDMAVKALQQGAYDFIEKPFDPERLSQTVSEAVDKHQSGQDRINRQSYLDNLKGIEQVLIGRSKVMCALREQIQKVASIDTNVIIYGETGCGKELVASCLHKFSQRKPHPFVPLNCGAIPENLFESELFGHEAGAFTGAAKRRIGKLEFADKGTVFLDEIESMPLSMQVKVLRTLQDNVVERVGGNQQQHVDLRIVSASKCDLLNHPDFRQDLFYRLNVAQLHLPPLSEREDDALILFEHFTQEANSETRAASEADRYALLSYAWPGNVRELRNVAIRFALDESQTVGDILACRPNSVTESTTAGIPLAVQVQSFERKVIHDALARYQGRINDVMQDLDLPRRTLNQKMVRYGLNRSDYVDSQ; from the coding sequence ATGCAACGTATTGCTTTGATTGAAGATGACGCAATTGTGCGTCAAGCAACCAGCCAATGGTTGCAGTTGGCAGGCTTCGATGTCACCGCTTTTGAGATTGGACAAGACGCGTTAGATGCGGTCGTGGAAGGTGATTTTCAGACCATCATTAGCGATGTGCGCTTACCTGATATTGATGGTGTTGAACTGTTAAGTCGCTTTAAAGATTTGGTGCCAGAAGTACCTGTTATCTTGATCACCGGACATGGTGATGTCGATATGGCCGTTAAGGCATTACAGCAAGGCGCGTATGATTTTATAGAAAAGCCGTTCGATCCAGAGCGTTTGTCTCAAACGGTATCGGAAGCGGTAGATAAACATCAAAGTGGTCAAGATAGGATAAATCGTCAAAGCTATTTGGATAACCTGAAGGGCATTGAACAAGTTCTGATTGGCCGCAGCAAAGTGATGTGTGCATTACGAGAACAAATACAAAAAGTCGCTTCCATTGATACCAACGTGATCATTTATGGTGAAACTGGCTGTGGGAAAGAGCTCGTTGCCTCTTGTTTACATAAATTTAGTCAGCGTAAACCTCATCCTTTTGTGCCACTAAACTGTGGTGCGATTCCAGAGAATCTATTTGAAAGCGAGCTGTTTGGTCATGAAGCCGGGGCATTTACTGGTGCTGCCAAGCGACGAATTGGTAAGCTTGAATTTGCCGACAAAGGTACGGTCTTTCTTGACGAAATAGAAAGTATGCCGTTGTCGATGCAAGTCAAAGTGCTACGTACTTTACAAGACAATGTTGTTGAGCGTGTCGGTGGTAATCAACAGCAACATGTTGATTTAAGAATAGTTTCAGCTTCGAAATGCGACCTTTTAAATCATCCGGACTTTCGCCAAGATCTTTTCTATCGTTTGAACGTTGCTCAACTGCATTTACCTCCCCTTAGTGAACGAGAAGACGATGCTCTTATCCTTTTTGAACACTTCACTCAAGAAGCGAACAGCGAAACCCGAGCGGCCAGTGAAGCCGATCGCTATGCCTTGTTGTCGTATGCATGGCCGGGCAATGTGCGTGAACTGCGCAATGTTGCGATTCGTTTTGCGCTGGATGAAAGCCAGACCGTTGGTGATATTTTGGCGTGTCGTCCTAATTCTGTCACAGAGTCTACAACGGCAGGCATCCCGTTGGCGGTTCAAGTGCAGAGCTTTGAACGGAAAGTGATTCATGATGCGCTAGCGCGGTATCAGGGACGCATCAATGACGTGATGCAAGACTTGGATTTACCTCGTCGAACATTGAACCAAAAGATGGTGCGTTATGGGTTGAATCGAAGTGACTACGTCGATTCTCAATGA
- the lhgO gene encoding L-2-hydroxyglutarate oxidase, translating to MNSTYDYIIVGGGIVGVSTAWQLQQAHPDKSILLVEKERGFAQHQTGHNSGVIHAGVYYAPGSLKADFCKRGVERTIAFCSQHDIPVENCGKLLVATNEQEVERMNALYQRCHDNDIDVDLLDQAQLKLAEPNITGLGAIYVKTTSIVDYKKVTEVMAQELVEAGGKLSLGTEVIMADEQEDEVQLTCKVDGQTLQLNSRFLITCSGLMADRMTSMLGIETDFQIVPYRGEYYQLDAKHNQVVNHLIYPIPDPELPFLGVHLTRMIDGSVTVGPNAVQGWKREGYGKLNFSFKDTWQMLRFAGFWKVTANNMKTGLIELKNSWWKPGYLKLVNKYCPSITVSDFKPYPAGIRAQAVLKDGTLVHDFLFAESPRSLHVCNAPSPAATSAMPIGEYICGKVIKKTS from the coding sequence ATGAACTCAACATACGACTATATTATCGTTGGTGGTGGCATTGTTGGTGTGTCGACGGCATGGCAATTACAGCAAGCTCACCCTGATAAAAGTATCCTTTTAGTCGAAAAGGAGCGTGGCTTCGCGCAGCACCAAACTGGCCACAACAGCGGTGTGATTCACGCGGGTGTTTACTACGCTCCAGGCAGTTTAAAGGCCGATTTTTGTAAGCGTGGCGTAGAGCGAACTATCGCCTTTTGCAGCCAACACGATATCCCAGTCGAAAACTGCGGTAAGCTGTTGGTCGCGACCAATGAGCAGGAAGTGGAGCGCATGAACGCGCTCTATCAACGTTGTCATGATAACGACATTGATGTCGATCTCTTAGATCAAGCGCAACTGAAACTTGCAGAGCCAAACATCACGGGCTTGGGCGCGATTTATGTCAAAACCACCAGTATCGTCGACTACAAAAAAGTCACAGAAGTAATGGCTCAAGAGCTTGTTGAGGCGGGTGGCAAGCTCAGTCTCGGCACAGAAGTGATCATGGCGGATGAGCAAGAAGATGAAGTGCAGTTAACGTGCAAAGTAGATGGTCAAACTCTACAACTGAACAGCCGATTCTTGATCACTTGTTCTGGTTTGATGGCCGACAGAATGACCAGCATGCTTGGCATTGAAACCGACTTTCAAATCGTGCCTTATCGTGGTGAGTATTATCAGTTGGACGCGAAACACAACCAGGTGGTGAATCACCTTATCTATCCGATCCCTGATCCAGAACTGCCTTTCTTGGGGGTGCACTTAACACGTATGATTGATGGCTCCGTAACAGTAGGGCCAAATGCAGTTCAAGGTTGGAAGAGAGAAGGCTATGGCAAGCTAAACTTTAGTTTTAAGGACACTTGGCAGATGTTGAGATTTGCGGGCTTTTGGAAAGTGACTGCGAATAATATGAAAACCGGTTTGATCGAGCTTAAGAACTCGTGGTGGAAGCCGGGCTATCTAAAATTGGTCAACAAATATTGCCCGAGCATTACGGTGTCAGATTTCAAACCTTACCCAGCAGGCATACGCGCTCAAGCGGTGCTCAAAGATGGTACCTTGGTACATGATTTTCTGTTTGCCGAAAGCCCAAGAAGCCTGCATGTGTGTAATGCGCCATCGCCAGCAGCGACCTCTGCAATGCCGATTGGTGAATACATTTGTGGCAAGGTGATCAAAAAAACGTCTTAA
- a CDS encoding ATP-binding protein translates to MINKNRYWLFLCACLLIGLVQVTTKNGISQWKLEQAQRYAEQRFLGYIAEARRTLKRFYYLPYLVTNDETTVRFIDGEDRLEKRIKKQLIQLDKAANTKGWYLLSGEGDLLVSSVERSKLSNKNASTIVSKIHQQGGAISLVTKNKGVTPDYFIAAPVYRASDVVGIVAVQIDLSLLTDQWFADGEAILFQNPRDQFFLSSDNKLSADWFNDNFNSQPTATKRELYDQTHIRVWRLQGKDYLIQSIKLDDLNWRLTYLTPLTSLNQTTSWISWSVAVACLFVMLLLVILYQRRQKKLSNLRIQKLIEESEKRLSGMINKTHVGLVLIDKHGHIHDINLMAKNYFCLSDSMINNIKAWQLFEAGNPNSTTLQLLKNLEQHQELAEITSVETMARRSDGSYFPVLFSISAFPWHATTYYLCTVIDISKRKKAEIAVQEANKTLQLRVEERTQDLKDAQRELVESSKLAALGRMSSAITHELNQPLTGLKTLLSSNQLLMERGETKMLKANMDLVMSLIDRMANMTSQLKSFAFQRLEKPYPVSLTDALQETLRIHQAELENVDIRVRVASNISMVMGEEARLRQVLGNLLRNAVDATQNQKPATIVISAHTEQQRVVIKVQDNGCGVSEDQLETIFEPFHTNKKMGEGLGLGLAITANNVRDMQGTLIAKNNSDQGMTFTLTLKNVDSK, encoded by the coding sequence ATGATTAACAAAAATCGATATTGGTTATTCCTGTGTGCCTGTTTATTGATTGGTTTGGTGCAGGTCACCACCAAGAATGGCATCAGCCAGTGGAAGCTTGAGCAAGCCCAACGCTATGCCGAACAGCGCTTCCTTGGTTACATTGCCGAAGCAAGGCGAACCCTTAAACGTTTCTACTATCTGCCCTACCTAGTCACCAATGATGAAACCACGGTGCGTTTTATCGATGGTGAAGACCGCCTTGAAAAACGCATCAAGAAACAACTGATTCAATTGGATAAAGCCGCTAATACCAAGGGTTGGTATCTGCTTTCTGGCGAAGGGGACTTGTTGGTATCGAGTGTCGAAAGAAGCAAACTGAGCAATAAAAACGCCAGCACGATTGTTTCTAAGATTCACCAGCAAGGTGGTGCGATTTCGCTGGTGACAAAAAACAAAGGCGTGACGCCCGATTACTTCATTGCCGCACCCGTTTATCGAGCCTCTGATGTAGTCGGTATTGTCGCAGTACAAATCGATTTGTCATTGTTAACCGATCAATGGTTTGCCGATGGTGAAGCGATACTGTTCCAGAACCCTCGTGACCAGTTCTTTCTCTCCAGCGACAACAAGCTGAGTGCCGACTGGTTCAATGACAACTTCAACTCTCAGCCGACAGCCACAAAGCGTGAGTTGTATGACCAAACCCACATTCGCGTGTGGCGACTGCAAGGTAAAGACTATCTGATTCAGTCGATCAAGTTAGACGATCTCAACTGGCGATTAACCTACCTAACGCCATTAACCAGCCTCAACCAAACCACGAGTTGGATCAGCTGGAGCGTAGCGGTGGCTTGTCTTTTCGTCATGCTATTGCTAGTGATTCTTTATCAAAGACGCCAGAAAAAACTCAGTAATCTGCGAATCCAAAAGCTAATCGAAGAGTCGGAAAAGCGCCTATCAGGAATGATAAACAAGACCCACGTTGGACTTGTACTGATCGATAAGCACGGTCATATCCACGACATTAACTTGATGGCGAAGAACTACTTCTGCCTGTCCGATTCGATGATCAACAACATTAAGGCGTGGCAGTTATTTGAAGCGGGCAATCCGAATTCAACCACGTTGCAGCTACTCAAGAACTTAGAGCAACACCAAGAACTGGCCGAGATCACCAGCGTTGAAACCATGGCAAGACGCAGTGATGGCAGCTATTTCCCAGTATTGTTCTCTATTAGCGCCTTTCCTTGGCATGCCACGACCTATTACCTGTGTACCGTGATTGATATCAGTAAACGTAAGAAAGCAGAGATTGCAGTTCAGGAAGCCAATAAAACACTTCAACTGCGCGTAGAAGAGCGAACACAAGATCTAAAAGATGCGCAGCGAGAGTTGGTTGAATCAAGCAAACTTGCCGCATTAGGTCGTATGTCGAGTGCGATTACTCATGAACTCAATCAGCCGCTTACTGGCCTAAAAACCCTGCTTTCAAGCAACCAGCTACTGATGGAAAGGGGTGAGACTAAGATGTTGAAAGCGAACATGGACTTAGTCATGAGCCTAATCGACAGAATGGCTAACATGACCAGCCAATTGAAGTCGTTCGCCTTCCAAAGACTGGAAAAGCCTTACCCAGTTTCACTGACAGACGCGCTGCAAGAAACCCTGCGTATTCATCAAGCCGAATTGGAAAACGTCGATATCCGCGTGCGTGTCGCTTCCAATATTTCGATGGTAATGGGAGAAGAGGCGCGACTTAGACAAGTGCTTGGTAACCTGCTTAGAAACGCTGTCGATGCCACGCAGAATCAGAAACCAGCGACCATTGTTATCAGCGCTCATACCGAGCAACAACGCGTGGTCATCAAGGTTCAAGATAACGGTTGTGGTGTGTCTGAAGATCAACTCGAAACCATTTTCGAACCGTTTCACACCAACAAAAAAATGGGGGAAGGCTTAGGACTCGGGTTGGCTATCACGGCAAACAACGTGCGTGATATGCAAGGTACCCTAATTGCGAAGAATAATTCAGACCAAGGCATGACATTTACGTTAACGCTGAAGAATGTCGATAGTAAGTAA